The Variovorax paradoxus genome window below encodes:
- a CDS encoding ABC transporter substrate-binding protein, with protein sequence MTLKLMAAMAVSLATFAFQSRADVIKVGVIAPMSGPFSAVGQTWEGATKAYQKLNGTTAGGHTIEVIYRDLPEINPAQAKALAQELIIKEGAQYIAGLYFTPDTLAVAALAQEAKVPVVIFNASTSSLLEKSDYLLRTSYTLPQMAVPVAKYALEKNVKNVVSLVSDFGPGLDAEKAFNTAFVAGGGKVLEAIRAPLKTTDFGPLMQRVKALKPDALYVFGPGGPATYAMVKAYNEAGLRAAGVRFLGTGETDEDQLRAIGPELLGIETGMFYSATHNSPLNKAAVNALAEVTPKAIPTVQLANAFDGLHVIYHMVKATDGKRDGPKAMAAAKGFSWESPRGPVKIDPASREFVQNVYMRVVEKDAAGRFVNREFRTFEMQPDYGRIQNATK encoded by the coding sequence ATGACCCTCAAACTCATGGCCGCGATGGCGGTCTCACTCGCGACGTTCGCCTTCCAAAGCCGCGCCGATGTCATCAAGGTGGGTGTGATCGCCCCCATGTCCGGACCGTTCTCAGCGGTCGGGCAGACCTGGGAGGGCGCCACCAAGGCCTACCAAAAGCTCAACGGCACCACTGCGGGCGGACACACGATCGAGGTGATCTACCGCGACCTGCCGGAGATCAATCCCGCGCAGGCCAAGGCACTGGCGCAGGAACTCATCATCAAGGAAGGCGCGCAGTACATCGCGGGCTTGTATTTCACGCCCGATACGCTGGCTGTCGCCGCGCTTGCGCAGGAGGCGAAGGTGCCCGTCGTGATCTTCAATGCGTCGACCTCGTCGCTTCTTGAAAAGTCCGACTACCTCTTGCGGACCTCGTACACGCTGCCGCAGATGGCCGTGCCGGTGGCCAAGTACGCGCTCGAGAAGAACGTCAAGAACGTCGTATCCCTGGTCAGCGACTTCGGTCCCGGCCTCGACGCCGAGAAAGCCTTTAACACCGCTTTCGTTGCCGGCGGGGGCAAGGTGCTTGAAGCAATCCGTGCGCCGCTGAAGACGACGGACTTCGGCCCCCTGATGCAGCGCGTGAAAGCACTCAAGCCGGACGCGCTCTATGTCTTCGGTCCGGGCGGGCCGGCCACCTATGCGATGGTCAAGGCCTACAACGAAGCGGGGTTGAGAGCTGCGGGCGTGCGCTTCCTGGGCACGGGCGAGACGGATGAGGACCAGCTGCGCGCGATCGGCCCCGAGCTGCTGGGAATCGAAACCGGTATGTTCTATTCGGCGACGCACAACTCGCCGCTGAACAAGGCCGCCGTCAATGCCCTGGCTGAGGTTACGCCCAAGGCCATTCCGACCGTCCAGCTCGCGAACGCGTTCGACGGCCTGCATGTGATCTATCACATGGTCAAGGCGACGGACGGCAAGCGCGACGGGCCCAAGGCCATGGCCGCCGCCAAGGGATTTTCCTGGGAAAGCCCGCGTGGCCCGGTGAAGATCGATCCGGCCTCCCGCGAGTTTGTGCAGAACGTCTACATGCGAGTGGTGGAAAAGGATGCGGCCGGACGCTTCGTCAATCGTGAGTTCCGCACGTTCGAGATGCAGCCCGACTACGGCCGCATCCAGAATGCGACCAAGTAG